The following proteins are encoded in a genomic region of Bernardetia sp. MNP-M8:
- a CDS encoding endonuclease/exonuclease/phosphatase family protein, with protein sequence MNKTYSNLRKGAFYIAIVLSVLIIISSILSLIYDIPRWYLKVLDFPRMIQFILSIIILIYFVIIKLRWNKPTILLLTGLISAVLIQLSVMAPYLLWSKEVPSVETISVDEKNTVGILLGNVLITNKNSSKFLEIIEKADPDMILAMEVDDWWVKELQSLEKEYPHTMKIPLDNAYGMALYSKFPLKDSEIKYLNLSKVPSFHALVTLPSGKVFKFYGVHPVAPMPSDKYPDNVGEMKMIEENKKEEKELLRIADLVKKDNYPSLVGGDFNDLAWGRTERLFGEDNTKLKDVRIGRGLYNTFDATSYFLRWPLDHFYVTEKISVVEFERLESFDSDHFPLYGKFLIE encoded by the coding sequence ATGAACAAAACATACAGTAACCTCAGAAAAGGAGCATTTTACATAGCTATTGTGCTTAGCGTACTCATTATTATTTCTAGCATTTTATCTTTAATCTATGATATTCCAAGGTGGTATTTAAAGGTATTGGACTTTCCTAGAATGATACAGTTTATTTTATCTATTATCATACTTATCTATTTTGTCATTATAAAACTTCGTTGGAACAAACCTACTATTCTTTTACTTACAGGACTTATTTCAGCAGTTTTGATTCAACTTAGTGTAATGGCTCCCTATCTATTGTGGTCTAAGGAAGTTCCAAGTGTAGAAACTATATCTGTTGATGAAAAAAATACAGTAGGAATACTTTTGGGAAATGTCCTTATTACTAACAAAAACTCTTCTAAGTTTTTAGAAATAATAGAAAAAGCAGACCCAGATATGATATTGGCTATGGAAGTAGATGATTGGTGGGTAAAAGAACTACAAAGTTTGGAAAAAGAATACCCTCATACGATGAAGATACCATTAGATAATGCCTATGGAATGGCTCTTTATTCAAAATTTCCATTGAAAGATTCTGAAATAAAATATTTGAATCTTTCTAAAGTTCCTTCTTTTCATGCACTTGTAACACTGCCATCAGGAAAAGTTTTTAAGTTTTATGGAGTACATCCAGTAGCTCCTATGCCAAGCGACAAATACCCTGATAATGTAGGAGAAATGAAAATGATAGAGGAGAATAAAAAAGAAGAAAAAGAATTGCTTAGAATAGCAGATTTAGTAAAGAAAGATAACTATCCGTCGTTAGTAGGAGGAGATTTTAATGATTTGGCTTGGGGCAGAACAGAACGTTTGTTTGGAGAAGATAACACAAAACTGAAAGATGTCAGAATTGGTAGAGGATTATATAATACTTTTGATGCAACTTCTTATTTTTTGAGATGGCCTTTAGACCATTTTTATGTTACTGAAAAAATTTCAGTTGTAGAGTTTGAACGATTAGAAAGTTTTGACTCCGACCATTTTCCTCTTTATGGAAAGTTTCTTATTGAATAA